The Magnolia sinica isolate HGM2019 chromosome 9, MsV1, whole genome shotgun sequence genome contains a region encoding:
- the LOC131255738 gene encoding uncharacterized protein LOC131255738 isoform X2 yields the protein MTLDMKIHLNQSILTSPSTGEQHVCSQQPLLTNSFDSVHSSLPPSFATLLTSCSTENFKEAPEPMETEFMSQIIGYGLQRRSAQQCHLCSTS from the exons ATGACACTGGATATGAAAATTCACCTCAATCAGAGTATATTGACCTCCCCCAGTACAGGCGAGCAACATGTGTGTTCGCAGCAACCATTACTCACCAACAGCTTTGATTCTGTTCACTCATCATTACCTCCTAGCTTTGCCACACTACTGACAAGCTGTTCAACAGAAAATTTCAAAG AGGCACCCGAACCAATGGAAACAGAATTCATGTCCCAAATCATT GGATATGGACTGCAAAGACGATCAGCCCAACAGTGCCATCTATGTTCAACAAGCTAA